In Pyrus communis chromosome 8, drPyrComm1.1, whole genome shotgun sequence, one genomic interval encodes:
- the LOC137742471 gene encoding uncharacterized protein: MVQTLEAIKGGGGSIRIGTTGTVSSLMTRELESSKVASPTPASSRNKHQTASVSVLCGATTPKRLQPRKSCDEASSSGSSNDINVRHPEVSQKTKTHTKNTSQIPMLSSDHPGLDKTPSRQKTSKKGTNIVEVVDIKCGSSDRAWAGPITNRLKKLGFSKLSESIV; the protein is encoded by the coding sequence ATGGTTCAGACGCTGGAAGCTATAAAGGGTGGTGGAGGATCCATTAGAATCGGGACCACTGGGACGGTCAGTTCCCTAATGACAAGAGAATTAGAGTCCAGCAAAGTTGCATCTCCGACACCTGCATCTTCCAGAAATAAACATCAAACAGCTTCTGTTTCTGTTCTCTGTGGTGCTACTACTCCAAAAAGGCTACAACCAAGAAAGTCATGTGATGAAGCTAGCAGCAGTGGAAGCAGCAATGACATTAATGTGAGACACCCTGAAGTTTcccagaaaacaaaaactcataCTAAAAATACTAGTCAAATCCCGATGCTGAGCTCTGATCATCCTGGTCTGGATAAAACTCCTAGTAGGCAGAAAACTAGTAAAAAAGGAACTAACATTGTTGAAGTTGTGGACATAAAATGTGGGAGCTCGGATAGAGCATGGGCTGGCCCTATAACAAACCGACTGAAGAAGCTGGGTTTCTCAAAGCTATCTGAGAGCATTGTCTAA
- the LOC137743587 gene encoding TORTIFOLIA1-like protein 1 isoform X1, whose product MSFAGPRISKPAKPPNPSPTMPPQPQQPPNSSSKSSASSSLSTHLAMVELKQRILTSLSKLSDRDTYQIAVEDLEKIIQTLAPEGLPMLLNCLYDASADPKPAVKKESLRLLALVSASHPDFTSTHLTKIIAHIVKRLKDADSGVRDACRDAIGSLSAQYLKAESVSDNGSVVGLFMKPLFEAMAEQNKGVQSGAALCMAKIVDCALDPPVSSFQKLCPRICKLLNNPNFLAKASLLPVVSSLSQVGAIAPQSLDNLLQSIHECLGSTDWATRKAAADVLVALALHSSNLITDRTASTLTVLESCRFDKIKPVRDSMTEALQFWKKIAGKGEDEAPNDKKVSSHENSESAELSEKNEPKNSKPGEKTDQGAKGSSNGSSPTSDSVSESKASGDKAGVALKKKLPILTDKELNPEFFQKLEKRVSDDLPVEVVVPRRHVNSSNSNNEVEPEANDTNSKETQNRIANSQFDDIHGSFSSKYRNTERGIAGLYTKQRDHDDLARDKWLEERANGKDSRMRAVDIDDRIDINQRESSSSRAGFSKPDGQPEGSLVNNKGNWLAIQRQLLQLERQQGHLMSMLQDFMGGSHDSMITLENRVRGLERVVEDLARDLSISSGRRGSNFSMGYEGSSGRTLGKYNGFPDYTGNKFGRGGDGRIPYGERFAQNDGHVSGMRGRGPTWRSDMSEVWDFPTYGGSRGGHIGSRKAVGGGPGDGRSPKSENGSDQGNSRRAWDKGAGPVRFGEGPSARSVWQASKDEATLEAIRVAGEDNGTSRSGRVAIPELTAEAMEDDNVGQERNPIWNSWTNAMDALQVGDLDTAFLEVLSTGDDILLVKLMDRSGPVIDQLSNETATEVLHAVGQFLPEPNLFDICLAWIQQLVEIVLENGSDVFGLPTDIKKELVLNLHEASVTMDLPEDWEGATPDQLLVQLASSWGINPQQHDK is encoded by the exons ATGAGTTTTGCCGGACCCAGAATTTCCAAACCGGCAAAGCCCCCAAATCCATCACCCACAATGCCGCCGCAGCCGCAGCAACCACCAAACTCCTCTTCAAAGTCCTCTGCTTCTTCTTCCCTCTCGACCCACCTGGCCATGGTGGAGCTCAAGCAGAGAATCCTCACCTCCCTCTCCAAACTCTCCGACCGAGACACTTACCAAATCGCCGTCGAAGATCTcgagaaaatcatccaaacccTGGCGCCGGAGGGCCTGCCTATGCTCCTCAACTGCCTCTACGACGCCTCCGCCGATCCGAAACCCGCCGTCAAGAAAGAGTCTTTACGCCTGCTTGCATTGGTCTCTGCTTCCCACCCCGATTTCACCTCCACCCATTTGACCAAAATCATTGCCCACATCGTCAAGAGGCTCAAGGATGCCGATTCCGGCGTCCGGGACGCGTGCCGCGACGCCATTGGCTCGCTGTCGGCGCAGTACTTGAAGGCAGAGAGTGTGAGCGACAATGGGTCGGTTGTGGGTTTGTTTATGAAGCCTTTGTTTGAGGCTATGGCCGAGCAGAACAAGGGGGTGCAATCTGGTGCGGCACTGTGTATGGCTAAGATTGTAGACTGCGCTTTAGACCCGCCTGTTTCGTCTTTTCAAAAGCTGTGTCCAAGGATCTGCAAGTTGCTTAACAATCCTAACTTCTTGGCTAAGGCATCGCTCTTGCCGGTTGTTTCGAGCCTGTCTCAG GTTGGAGCGATTGCGCCCCAAAGCTTGGATAATCTACTGCAAAGTATTCATGAATGCCTTGGAAGCACAGATTGGGCAACACGTAAAGCAGCAGCTGATGTGCTGGTTGCATTAGCATTGCATTCGAGCAACTTGATTACAGATAGAACTGCTTCCACCCTGACTGTCCTCGAGTCTTGCCGTTTTGACAAG ATTAAACCTGTCAGAGATAGCATGACAGAGGCATTGCAGTTTTGGAAAAAGATAGCTGGGAAAGGAGAAGATGAAGCTCCAAATGACAAGAAAGTCTCGTCTCATG aaaattcTGAATCAGCTGAGTTGTCAGAGAAGAATGAGCCAAAAAATTCAAAGCCTGGTGAGAAAACAGATCAAGGAGCAAAGGGTTCATCTAATGGTTCATCTCCTACTTCAGATTCTGTTTCTGAATCCAAAGCCAGTGGAGATAAAGCGGGTGTAGCTTTGAAGAAGAAACTGCCCATCTTAACTGACAAAGAGCTAAACCCAGAATTCTTCCAGAAACTTGAAAAGAGGGTTTCTGATGATTTGCCCGTTGAGGTAGTTGTTCCTCGTAGACATGTCAATTCTTCAAACTCAAATAATGAGGTAGAACCAGAGGCAAATGATACAAATTCCAAAGAAACTCAAAACCGGATTGCAAACAGCCAATTTGATGATATTCATGGATCTTTCAGTAGTAAATACCGTAACACAGAGAGAGGAATAGCTGGTCTGTATACTAAACAACGAGATCATGATGACCTTGCGAGGGATAAATGGCTAGAAGAAAGGGCGAATGGAAAAGACTCCAGAATGAGAGCGGTTGATATTGATGACAGGATTGATATAAATCAAAGGGAGTCGTCCAGTAGTCGTGCAGGTTTCTCTAAACCTGATGGTCAACCTGAAGGATCCCTTGTCAATAACAAAGGAAATTGGTTGGCTATCCAAAGGCAATTGTTGCAGCTGGAGAGACAACAAGGTCATCTGATGAGCATGTTACAGGATTTCATGGGCGGGTCTCATGACAGCATGATAACTTTGGAGAACAGAGTAAGGGGTCTTGAGAGAGTTGTTGAAGACTTGGCAAGAGATTTATCAATATCATCAGGTAGAAGAGGCAGTAATTTTTCGATGGGGTATGAGGGGTCTTCTGGTAGAACTTTAGGCAAGTATAACGGCTTTCCTGATTACACTGGTAACAAGTTTGGAAGAGGTGGAGATGGACGAATTCCATATGGCGAACGATTTGCCCAAAATGATGGACATGTTTCCGGCATGAGGGGACGGGGCCCTACTTGGAGATCTGACATGTCTGAGGTGTGGGATTTTCCAACATATGGTGGTTCCAGAGGTGGACATATTGGTTCGAGGAAGGCTGTAGGAGGTGGTCCTGGGGATGGTAGGTCACCCAAATCAGAGAATGGGAGTGATCAAGGTAACAGCAGGCGAGCATGGGATAAAGGGGCTGGACCTGTTAGGTTTGGTGAGGGGCCTTCCGCAAGAAGTGTTTGGCAAGCTTCCAAAGATGAAGCTACCTTGGAAGCAATTCGTGTGGCTGGAGAGGACAATGGAACATCTAGATCTGGAAGAGTGGCTATACCTGAATTGACTGCAGAGGCTATGGAAGATGATAATGTGGGCCAAGAGCGGAATCCAATCTGGAATTCTTGGACTAATGCAATGGATGCTCTTCAAGTGGGTGATCTGGATACGGCCTTTTTGGAAGTGTTGTCTACAGGAGATGATATCTTGCTTGTAAAGTTGATGGACAGATCAGGTCCTGTGATTGACCAACTTTCAAATGAGACAGCAACTGAGGTCTTGCATGCTGTTGGGCAATTTTTACCAGAGCCAAACTTGTTTGACATCTGTCTGGCTTGGATTCAGCAG TTGGTTGAAATAGTGCTCGAAAATGGATCTGATGTTTTCGGTCTTCCCACTGACATAAAGAAAGAACTCGTTTTGAATCTGCATGAAGCTTCTGTAACAATGGATCTGCCCGAGGACTGGGAAGGTGCAACGCCGGATCAACTTTTGGTGCAGTTGGCATCATCCTGGGGAATCAATCCTCAGCAGCATGACAAATAG
- the LOC137743587 gene encoding TORTIFOLIA1-like protein 1 isoform X2 has translation MSFAGPRISKPAKPPNPSPTMPPQPQQPPNSSSKSSASSSLSTHLAMVELKQRILTSLSKLSDRDTYQIAVEDLEKIIQTLAPEGLPMLLNCLYDASADPKPAVKKESLRLLALVSASHPDFTSTHLTKIIAHIVKRLKDADSGVRDACRDAIGSLSAQYLKAESVSDNGSVVGLFMKPLFEAMAEQNKGVQSGAALCMAKIVDCALDPPVSSFQKLCPRICKLLNNPNFLAKASLLPVVSSLSQVGAIAPQSLDNLLQSIHECLGSTDWATRKAAADVLVALALHSSNLITDRTASTLTVLESCRFDKIKPVRDSMTEALQFWKKIAGKGEDEAPNDKKVSSHAELSEKNEPKNSKPGEKTDQGAKGSSNGSSPTSDSVSESKASGDKAGVALKKKLPILTDKELNPEFFQKLEKRVSDDLPVEVVVPRRHVNSSNSNNEVEPEANDTNSKETQNRIANSQFDDIHGSFSSKYRNTERGIAGLYTKQRDHDDLARDKWLEERANGKDSRMRAVDIDDRIDINQRESSSSRAGFSKPDGQPEGSLVNNKGNWLAIQRQLLQLERQQGHLMSMLQDFMGGSHDSMITLENRVRGLERVVEDLARDLSISSGRRGSNFSMGYEGSSGRTLGKYNGFPDYTGNKFGRGGDGRIPYGERFAQNDGHVSGMRGRGPTWRSDMSEVWDFPTYGGSRGGHIGSRKAVGGGPGDGRSPKSENGSDQGNSRRAWDKGAGPVRFGEGPSARSVWQASKDEATLEAIRVAGEDNGTSRSGRVAIPELTAEAMEDDNVGQERNPIWNSWTNAMDALQVGDLDTAFLEVLSTGDDILLVKLMDRSGPVIDQLSNETATEVLHAVGQFLPEPNLFDICLAWIQQLVEIVLENGSDVFGLPTDIKKELVLNLHEASVTMDLPEDWEGATPDQLLVQLASSWGINPQQHDK, from the exons ATGAGTTTTGCCGGACCCAGAATTTCCAAACCGGCAAAGCCCCCAAATCCATCACCCACAATGCCGCCGCAGCCGCAGCAACCACCAAACTCCTCTTCAAAGTCCTCTGCTTCTTCTTCCCTCTCGACCCACCTGGCCATGGTGGAGCTCAAGCAGAGAATCCTCACCTCCCTCTCCAAACTCTCCGACCGAGACACTTACCAAATCGCCGTCGAAGATCTcgagaaaatcatccaaacccTGGCGCCGGAGGGCCTGCCTATGCTCCTCAACTGCCTCTACGACGCCTCCGCCGATCCGAAACCCGCCGTCAAGAAAGAGTCTTTACGCCTGCTTGCATTGGTCTCTGCTTCCCACCCCGATTTCACCTCCACCCATTTGACCAAAATCATTGCCCACATCGTCAAGAGGCTCAAGGATGCCGATTCCGGCGTCCGGGACGCGTGCCGCGACGCCATTGGCTCGCTGTCGGCGCAGTACTTGAAGGCAGAGAGTGTGAGCGACAATGGGTCGGTTGTGGGTTTGTTTATGAAGCCTTTGTTTGAGGCTATGGCCGAGCAGAACAAGGGGGTGCAATCTGGTGCGGCACTGTGTATGGCTAAGATTGTAGACTGCGCTTTAGACCCGCCTGTTTCGTCTTTTCAAAAGCTGTGTCCAAGGATCTGCAAGTTGCTTAACAATCCTAACTTCTTGGCTAAGGCATCGCTCTTGCCGGTTGTTTCGAGCCTGTCTCAG GTTGGAGCGATTGCGCCCCAAAGCTTGGATAATCTACTGCAAAGTATTCATGAATGCCTTGGAAGCACAGATTGGGCAACACGTAAAGCAGCAGCTGATGTGCTGGTTGCATTAGCATTGCATTCGAGCAACTTGATTACAGATAGAACTGCTTCCACCCTGACTGTCCTCGAGTCTTGCCGTTTTGACAAG ATTAAACCTGTCAGAGATAGCATGACAGAGGCATTGCAGTTTTGGAAAAAGATAGCTGGGAAAGGAGAAGATGAAGCTCCAAATGACAAGAAAGTCTCGTCTCATG CTGAGTTGTCAGAGAAGAATGAGCCAAAAAATTCAAAGCCTGGTGAGAAAACAGATCAAGGAGCAAAGGGTTCATCTAATGGTTCATCTCCTACTTCAGATTCTGTTTCTGAATCCAAAGCCAGTGGAGATAAAGCGGGTGTAGCTTTGAAGAAGAAACTGCCCATCTTAACTGACAAAGAGCTAAACCCAGAATTCTTCCAGAAACTTGAAAAGAGGGTTTCTGATGATTTGCCCGTTGAGGTAGTTGTTCCTCGTAGACATGTCAATTCTTCAAACTCAAATAATGAGGTAGAACCAGAGGCAAATGATACAAATTCCAAAGAAACTCAAAACCGGATTGCAAACAGCCAATTTGATGATATTCATGGATCTTTCAGTAGTAAATACCGTAACACAGAGAGAGGAATAGCTGGTCTGTATACTAAACAACGAGATCATGATGACCTTGCGAGGGATAAATGGCTAGAAGAAAGGGCGAATGGAAAAGACTCCAGAATGAGAGCGGTTGATATTGATGACAGGATTGATATAAATCAAAGGGAGTCGTCCAGTAGTCGTGCAGGTTTCTCTAAACCTGATGGTCAACCTGAAGGATCCCTTGTCAATAACAAAGGAAATTGGTTGGCTATCCAAAGGCAATTGTTGCAGCTGGAGAGACAACAAGGTCATCTGATGAGCATGTTACAGGATTTCATGGGCGGGTCTCATGACAGCATGATAACTTTGGAGAACAGAGTAAGGGGTCTTGAGAGAGTTGTTGAAGACTTGGCAAGAGATTTATCAATATCATCAGGTAGAAGAGGCAGTAATTTTTCGATGGGGTATGAGGGGTCTTCTGGTAGAACTTTAGGCAAGTATAACGGCTTTCCTGATTACACTGGTAACAAGTTTGGAAGAGGTGGAGATGGACGAATTCCATATGGCGAACGATTTGCCCAAAATGATGGACATGTTTCCGGCATGAGGGGACGGGGCCCTACTTGGAGATCTGACATGTCTGAGGTGTGGGATTTTCCAACATATGGTGGTTCCAGAGGTGGACATATTGGTTCGAGGAAGGCTGTAGGAGGTGGTCCTGGGGATGGTAGGTCACCCAAATCAGAGAATGGGAGTGATCAAGGTAACAGCAGGCGAGCATGGGATAAAGGGGCTGGACCTGTTAGGTTTGGTGAGGGGCCTTCCGCAAGAAGTGTTTGGCAAGCTTCCAAAGATGAAGCTACCTTGGAAGCAATTCGTGTGGCTGGAGAGGACAATGGAACATCTAGATCTGGAAGAGTGGCTATACCTGAATTGACTGCAGAGGCTATGGAAGATGATAATGTGGGCCAAGAGCGGAATCCAATCTGGAATTCTTGGACTAATGCAATGGATGCTCTTCAAGTGGGTGATCTGGATACGGCCTTTTTGGAAGTGTTGTCTACAGGAGATGATATCTTGCTTGTAAAGTTGATGGACAGATCAGGTCCTGTGATTGACCAACTTTCAAATGAGACAGCAACTGAGGTCTTGCATGCTGTTGGGCAATTTTTACCAGAGCCAAACTTGTTTGACATCTGTCTGGCTTGGATTCAGCAG TTGGTTGAAATAGTGCTCGAAAATGGATCTGATGTTTTCGGTCTTCCCACTGACATAAAGAAAGAACTCGTTTTGAATCTGCATGAAGCTTCTGTAACAATGGATCTGCCCGAGGACTGGGAAGGTGCAACGCCGGATCAACTTTTGGTGCAGTTGGCATCATCCTGGGGAATCAATCCTCAGCAGCATGACAAATAG
- the LOC137743586 gene encoding DNA polymerase I B, chloroplastic/mitochondrial, giving the protein MALGFSSIQTSHLRPSCPSYFSLFRTCPRSSRSLWTRPRPQAYAAQADVGISGNPTIPFNPVHYNPERKSNDNRKAWRHEAWALRKEKVKENPYGSNISCRVNIETYTPERNEGSLHLDDKLDVKSEASFYKTSVTDDQISESYANIHEAEASPEVQSGKAHGEGNNVDKVNGYGGIDKIKADKVNGYRRGSQNVSAYGAIDKIKVNKVNGHGRDHQNVSAYGRVDKITVDKVNGYGQDRQNVSASGGIDNIKEKKVNGHVDAAHVIQRDKSAKKPSETKAATAVNEVDLREKLSSIYDKVLVVNSVPDAKKIVRMLTDQYRHLVHACDTEVANIEVKLETPVDHGEIICFSIYSGPDVDFGNGKSCIWVDVLDGGGKELLMEFAPFFEDPSIKKVWHNYSFDNHVIENYGIKLSGFHADTMHMARLWDSSRRLKGGYSLEALSHDPKVMSGAQLSDEKDLIGKISMKTIFGRKKVKKDGSDGKVTIIDPVEVLQREKRKPWICYSALDSISTLKLYESMKNQLSKKEWKIDGKPEPGTMFNFYEKYWRPFGKLLVKMETEGMLVNRDYLAEIEKLAKAEQEIAANRFRRWASRYCPDANYMNVGSDVQLRQLLFGGIANRKDSNQFLPTEKTFRVPNIDGVIEEGKNTASKFRNITLHNIVSNLPAEIYTASGWPSVGGDALKILSGKVSSEFHFVDDDQGDVGDACETVDAEYLGTQEDMSEVDISAYGTAFKAFEKEEKGKGKEACHAIAALCQVCSIDSLISNFILPLQSSNISGKNKRIHCSLNINTETGRLSARRPNLQNQPALEKDRYKIRQAFVAAPGNSLIVADYGQLELRILAHLSNCTSMLDAFKAGGDFHSRTAMNMYQHIRDAVENEEVLLEWDPQPGEEKPPVPLLKDNFASERRKAKMLNFSIAYGKTPVGLSRDWKVSVQEAENTVKLWYKERQEVLIWQEERKKEAIENRCVHTLLGRARQFPAVSRDKRALRGHIERAAINTPVQGSAADVAMCAMLEISKNARLNELGWRLLLQVHDEVILEGPSDSAEEAKKLVVECMSFPFNGKNNLKVDLAVDAKCAQNWYAGK; this is encoded by the exons ATGGCTTTGGGGTTCTCCTCCATCCAGACCAGCCATTTAAGACCATCTTGCCCTTCTTATTTCTCCTTATTCCGCACCTGTCCCCGTTCGTCCAGGTCCCTGTGGACTCGTCCCAG ACCACAGGCTTACGCGGCCCAGGCTGATGTTGGGATTTCAGGTAATCCGACAATCCCTTTCAACCCAGTTCACTATAATCCCGAAAGAAAATCCAACGATAATAGAAAAGCATGGAGACACGAGGCTTGGGCATTGAGAAAGGAGAAGGTGAAGGAAAATCCTTATGGAAGTAACATATCCTGTAGAGTAAATATTGAAACATATACGCCAGAAAGGAATGAGGGTTCCCTACATTTGGATGATAAGTTGGATGTAAAGTCCGAAGCCTCATTTTACAAAACATCAGTAACTGATGACCAAATCAGTGAAAGTTATGCAAACATACATGAGGCTGAGGCTTCTCCTGAGGTACAATCAGGTAAAGCACATGGTGAAGGAAATAATGTTGACAAAGtgaatggttatggagggattgACAAGATTAAAGCGGACAAGGTGAATGGTTACAGACGGGGCAGTCAGAATGTGTCGGCTTATGGAGCTATTGACAAGATTAAGGTGAACAAGGTGAATGGTCATGGACGGGACCATCAGAATGTGTCAGCTTATGGAAGGGTTGATAAGATAACAGTGGACAAGGTGAATGGTTATGGACAGGACCGTCAGAATGTGTCAGCTTCTGGAGGGATtgacaatattaaagagaagaaGGTGAATGGTCATGTAGATGCTGCTCATGTGATTCAAAGGGACAAGTCAGCTAAAAAACCTTCTGAAACTAAAGCTGCTACAGCAGTAAATGAGGTAGATCTTCGTGAGAAGCTTAGTAGCATATATGACAAGGTTCTTGTTGTCAACAGTGTCCCTGATGCGAAAAAAATTGTTAGGATGCTTACAGATCAATACAGGCATCTTGTCCATGCCTGTGACACGGAG GTGGCGAATATAGAAGTGAAGCTAGAAACACCTGTTGATCATGGAGAAATAATATGTTTTAGTATCTATTCTGGACCAGATGTGGATTTTGGAAATGGGAAGTCTTGTATTTGGGTGGATGTTCTTGATGGTGGTGGCAAGGAACTTTTAATGGAGTTTGCTCCATTTTTCGAAGATCCCTCCATCAAAAAG GTTTGGCACAATTATAGCTTTGATAACCATGTAATAGAGAACTATGGGATTAAGCTTTCTGGTTTCCATGCCGACACGATGCACATGGCTCGCTTGTGGGATTCATCAAGGCGGTTAAAAGGTGGTTATTCTCTTGAAGCACTTTCACATGACCCAAAGGTCATGTCTGGGGCGCAACTGAGTGATGAGAAGGATTTGATTGGTAAAATATCAATGAAAACAATATTTGGCAGGAAGAAAGTGAAGAAAGATGGAAGTGATGGGAAAGTGACCATTATTGACCCTGTTGAAGTGCTACAAAGGGAAAAGAGAAAACCATGGATTTGTTATTCTGCCTTAGATTCAATAAGCACACTGAAGCTTTATGAGAGTATGAAAAACCAACTAAGCAAAAAGGAGTGGAAAATTGATGGAAAACCAGAACCTGGAACCATGTTTAATTTCTATGAAAAATATTGGAGACCATTTGGTAAGCTTTTAGTTAAGATGGAAACTGAGGGAATGTTGGTTAATCGGGATTATTTAGCTGAGATTGAGAAGTTGGCCAAAGCAGAACAAGAGATTGCTGCAAACAGATTTCGCAGGTGGGCGTCTAGGTACTGCCCTGATGCCAACTACATGAATGTGGGAAGTGATGTGCAACTACGCCAGCTCCTCTTTGGTGGGATCGCAAATAG AAAGGACTCCAACCAGTTTCTTCCAACGGAGAAGACCTTCAGAGTTCCAAACATTGATGGAGTGATTGAAGAAGGGAAGAATACAGCCTCAAAATTTCGCAATATTACTCTGCATAATATTGTTTCCAATCTTCCAGCTGAGATTTACACAGCAAGTGGTTGGCCCTCAGTTGGTGGAGAtgctttgaaaattttatctGGGAAGGTCTCTTCAGAATTTCATTTTGTGGATGATGACCAGGGAGATGTTGGAGATGCTTGTGAGACAGTGGATGCTGAATATTTGGGAACACAAGAGGATATGTCTGAGGTTGATATATCTGCTTATGGAACAGCTTTTAAAGCATTTGAGAAAGAGGAGAAGGGGAAAGGGAAGGAAGCTTGCCACGCCATTGCTGCTTTATGCCAAGTTTGCTCTATTGATTCCTTGATATCCAACTTCATCCTTCCTTTGCAG AGCAGTAATATATCAGGCAAGAATAAGCGAATTCATTGTTCTCTAAATATCAACACAGAAACGGGGCGTCTGTCCGCGAGGAGGCCTAATTTACAG AACCAACCTGCTTTGGAGAAAGACCGGTATAAGATCCGCCAGGCTTTTGTAGCTGCACCTGGGAATTCTCTTATTGTTGCTGATTATGGACAG CTCGAACTCAGGATTCTTGCTCATCTTTCCAACTGTACAAGTATGTTGGATGCCTTCAAAGCTGGTGGAGATTTTCATTCAAGGACTGCAATGAACATGTACCAGCATATTCGTGATGCCGTTGAGAATGAAGAAGTGCTACTTGAGTGGGATCCTCAACCTGGCGAAGAGAAACCCCCAGTTCCATTATTGAAG GATAACTTTGCTTCTGAAAGAAGGAAAGCTAAAATGCTTAACTTTTCCATTGCATATGGGAAAACTCCAGTTGGGCTTTCCCGGGATTGGAAG GTATCGGTTCAGGAAGCAGAAAACACAGTTAAACTGTGGTACAAAGAAAGACAAGAAGTGCTTATTTGGCAAGAAGAACGTAAAAAAGAAGCTATAGAAAATAGATGTGTTCACACATTACTTGGACGGGCTCGCCAGTTCCCAGCAGTATCTCGTGATAAACGTGCTCTAAGAGGTCATATTGAAAGGGCTGCTATCAATACACCAGTGCAG GGCAGTGCTGCTGATGTTGCCATGTGTGCTATGTTAGAAATATCCAAGAATGCACGTTTGAATGAACTTGGGTGGAGGCTGCTTTTACAG GTTCATGATGAAGTGATCCTCGAAGGGCCATCAGATTCTGCTGAGGAAGCAAAGAAATTAGTTGTTGAGTGCATGTCTTTTCCCTTCAACGGCAAGAATAATCTTAAAGTCGACCTTGCCGTTGATGCCAAGTGTGCACAAAACTGGTATGCGGGCAAGTAG
- the LOC137743588 gene encoding probable serine/threonine-protein kinase PBL23, giving the protein MNCFQCCMSEEKITRKSLKKSIKEYHDTKTLASFANISFKTDSSRRKYIAEEIAKVGKGNISAQIFAFRELCVATNNFHPDNLIGEGGFGRVYKGKLDVTEQVVAVKQLDRNGFQGNREFLVEVLILSLLHHPYLVNLVGYCADGDQRILVYEYMANGSLEDHLLDLAPGKKPLDWNIRMKIAAGAAKGLEYLHEQANPPVIYRDFKASNILLDENFNPKLSDFGLAKLGPTGGKTHVSTRVMGTYGYCAPEYALTGQLTTKSDIYSFGVVFLEIITGRRVIDNNRPTEEQNLVTWAQPLFKDRRKFTLMVDPLLEGKYHIKGLYQALAVAAMCLQEEAVTRPLISDVVTALEYLAVDGEADDTNGDKNV; this is encoded by the exons atgaatTGCTTCCAATGTTGCATGTCAGAAGAGAAAATCACCAGGAAGTCGTTAAAAAAGAGTATCAAGGAATACCATGACACCAAAACTTTAGCCTCTTTTGCTAACATTTCCTTCAAAACAG ACAGCAGCAGGAGGAAGTACATAGCCGAAGAGATAGCAAAGGTTGGCAAAGGAAATATTTCGGCTCAGATTTTTGCTTTCCGAGAACTTTGTGTTGCAACTAACAACTTCCATCCAGATAACTTGATAGGCGAAGGCGGTTTTGGGAGGGTTTACAAAGGCAAACTTGATGTCACAGAACAA GTTGTTGCTGTTAAGCAACTAGACAGGAATGGATTCCAAGGAAACAGAGAGTTCCTTGTAGAAGTTTTGATATTAAGTCTTCTTCACCATCCCTACCTCGTCAATTTGGTTGGATATTGCGCAGATGGCGATCAAAGGATTTTGGTGTATGAGTACATGGCCAATGGATCCCTAGAGGACCATCTTCTTG ATTTAGCTCCAGGAAAAAAGCCTTTGGATTGGAATATTAGGATGAAAATTGCAGCAGGGGCAGCAAAGGGACTTGAATACTTACACGAACAAGCGAATCCCCCTGTGATATACCGGGATTTCAAAGCATCCAACATACTTTTGGACGAGAACTTCAATCCAAAACTCTCCGATTTTGGTCTTGCAAAGTTAGGTCCAACCGGGGGTAAGACTCATGTATCGACCAGGGTGATGGGGACCTATGGCTACTGTGCACCTGAATATGCACTCACAGGGCAATTGACAACGAAATCCGACATTTACAGCTTTGGAGTCGTGTTTTTGGAGATAATCACAGGACGGAGAGTCATAGACAATAACAGACCAACTGAGGAGCAGAATTTAGTTACTTGG GCACAACCATTATTTAAAGACAGAAGGAAGTTTACATTAATGGTAGATCCATTGCTAGAAGGGAAGTACCATATCAAGGGTCTTTACCAAGCTCTTGCTGTTGCAGCAATGTGTCTCCAAGAAGAAGCTGTCACACGACCACTGATCAGTGACGTTGTAACGGCGTTAGAGTATTTAGCTGTAGATGGCGAAGCAGATGATACGAATGGCGATAAAAATGTCTGA